One genomic region from Chrysiogenia bacterium encodes:
- the aroC gene encoding chorismate synthase has protein sequence MNTFGQLYRFTTWGESHGPAVGVVIDGCPAGIDISEEELQVQLDRRRPGQSKVVTQRQESDTCQILSGVFRGKTTGHPISVMVWNKDAQSTKYDEIEDKWRPGHADYVYDKKYGIRDHRGGGRSSAREMIGRVVAGTLAMKILAPLGVRVVAYTRQVGEVVAETTDFDVIEQNPVRCADAAAAEKMVALIEKVRKETDSIGGVLEVVALGVPVGLGDPVYARLDSKLAEALMNLNAAKGVEIGSGFDCVTMRGSEHNDEMEPDGKGGVKFRSNHAGGVLGGISSGQDIVCRVAIKPTASIAQDQATVTRSGEAATIKVEGRHDPCVLPRAIPVAEAMVACVLLDALLSARARNQPAGL, from the coding sequence GTGAACACTTTCGGACAACTCTACCGCTTCACCACCTGGGGCGAGTCCCATGGACCCGCCGTGGGCGTGGTCATCGACGGCTGTCCGGCGGGGATCGATATCTCCGAGGAAGAGCTGCAGGTTCAGCTCGACCGCCGCCGTCCGGGCCAGAGCAAGGTCGTCACCCAGCGCCAGGAATCCGATACCTGCCAGATCCTCTCGGGCGTGTTTCGCGGCAAGACCACCGGCCATCCGATTTCCGTCATGGTCTGGAACAAGGACGCCCAGAGCACCAAGTACGACGAGATCGAGGACAAGTGGCGCCCCGGCCACGCCGACTACGTCTACGACAAGAAATACGGCATCCGCGATCACCGCGGCGGCGGGCGCTCCAGTGCGCGCGAAATGATCGGCCGCGTGGTGGCCGGCACCCTGGCCATGAAGATTCTCGCCCCCCTGGGCGTAAGGGTCGTCGCCTACACCAGGCAGGTCGGCGAGGTGGTGGCCGAAACAACCGATTTCGACGTGATTGAGCAGAACCCCGTGCGCTGCGCCGACGCGGCGGCTGCCGAAAAGATGGTCGCGCTCATCGAGAAGGTCCGCAAGGAAACAGACTCGATCGGCGGCGTGCTCGAAGTCGTGGCTCTCGGGGTCCCCGTGGGCCTGGGTGATCCGGTCTACGCGCGGCTGGATTCGAAGCTCGCCGAGGCCCTGATGAACCTCAACGCCGCCAAGGGCGTGGAGATCGGCAGCGGTTTCGACTGCGTCACCATGCGCGGCAGCGAGCACAACGACGAAATGGAACCCGACGGCAAGGGGGGCGTGAAATTCCGCAGCAACCATGCCGGCGGCGTGTTGGGCGGAATCAGCAGCGGCCAGGACATCGTCTGCCGCGTGGCGATCAAGCCCACGGCCAGCATTGCCCAGGATCAGGCCACTGTGACGCGCAGCGGCGAGGCTGCCACCATCAAGGTGGAAGGCCGCCACGACCCCTGCGTGCTGCCCCGGGCCATTCCCGTCGCCGAAGCCATGGTCGCCTGCGTGCTGCTCGATGCCCTGCTCTCGGCCCGTGCACGCAATCAACCGGCGGGTTTGTAG